Within the Mustela lutreola isolate mMusLut2 chromosome 2, mMusLut2.pri, whole genome shotgun sequence genome, the region CTTTCCGGGTCCGGGAGTGGAACTGCGTCGTGTGTCCACGCACTGGCTGTATTGTGGTCCGGCGGCTGGATGTATCCGGAGATGGATACGTCTGTGCGTGTGCCTGCGTCTTCCCTGTGTTCATGTGGTCATGTGTGAGGGTGTGAGGGTGTGAGCTGTGTGTCCGTGCATCTCGTGCGTGTGTGTATGACGAGGCCTGGCTACCTGTCTGCACCCCTGTGCCCACGCGGCGGCTGAGCGGGCGCATCCCCCTCCACGCAGGGCGCCTTCAGCCGCTGCTACAAGCTGGTGGACATGTCCACCAGTGCCGTGTTTGCCCTCAAGGTGGTGCCTCGCGCCGGGGGTGCGGCCGGGCAACTGCGTCCCCACGGCAAGGTAGGCCCAGTCCTTCCCTGCCCCGGGGGCTCCACACTTCGCAGGGGGTCCCCAGAGAGGTCCCTGCCCTGGAGGATGGGGTTATGCCCTGGGCCGGAGTACGATGGGGCGTGGACACGTGGGGCCGTGGCTGCAGGTGGAACGCGAGATCGCCCTGCACAGCCGCCTGAAACACCGCAACATCGTGGCCCTCCACGGACACTTTGCTGACCGAGAGCACGTGTACCTGGTGCTGGAGTACTGTGGccgccaggtgccccaagggctgGGCGGagagggagcccccccccccgggtctTCTGTGCTCACGGgacagccccccccacccccgtctgctGTGCGTATCTGTGGCCGCCCCTATGTCTCTCCGTACTTACCTGTCCCCGCCCGGTCCGCACCAGGCCCATCTGTGCTCATCATACACACCCGTGCCCATCTCCTCTTCATCTGTGGCCATGGGGACCACCTTGCCCCCCCTGAGCCCACCTTAGCCCTCCTGAGCACACGGGGGGTCACCTGCGCCCGGCATGTACCCACTGTGGGTTCCTCTCGGAGACTCCGGGCCCGATCAGACTCCCCCCGCGGCCGCCTGGGCCCGCCTCCTGTACTTCTGCGGGGCTCATCCGAGCTCACCTGTGTTACCTGTGTCCCTGGCGCTGCCGCGGCCGCCCGCGGGCACCCGCAGTCGCTGGCGCACGTCCTGGAGGCGCGGCGGACTCTGACGGAGCCGGAGGTGCGCTACTACCTGCGGGGCCTGGTCAGCGGCCTGCGCTACCTGCACCAGCGGCGGATCGTGCACCGCGACCTGAAGCCCAGTGAGCGGGGTCGAGCGCAGGGgggaggccgggggcggggccggggagctgggggcggggcttcCGCCCTCACCAACTGCGGGCCGGCTTCCTCTGGCAGGTAACTTCTTCCTGAACAAGAACATGGTGGTAAAGATTGGAGACCTCGGGCTGGCTGCCAGGGTGGGGCCGGGGGGCCACTGCCACCGGTAAGTGAGAGGCTCTGGACGGTCCCTCTGCGGAGGCACAAGTGGGACCCGCTTGGCATGGGGGCCCCAGTCTTCCTGAGCCCGCCATTATCCCCTCGCAGAGTGCTCTGCGGGACCCCAAACTTTCTGGCCCCAGAGGTCATCGCCAGGAATGGGCACTCCTGCCAGTcagacatctgggctcttggCTGCGTCATGTGAGTGGGTGTGGGGAGCCCCTgggcctggggagaggggcaggagcacCCCCGCAGGGCCAGGTACTGGCAGGTGGAAGCTTAGGGACAGGAGGCCGGATGGGGGACAGGCAGGTGTGAGCCTAGGACAGATGCGGACAGGTGTGTGCAGCTGTAGGGCAGGTATGGGAAGGTGGACGCAGAGCCTGTCCAGAGGCGGGGAGTTTGGGCAGGGGTGGCCAGGTGTGCACAGGTCGGGGTGCGCCAACCTCGGACCCACAGATCAGATCCAAGCGGGCACTCAgcttcctgcctcccctgccccccgggTCAGGTACACAGTGCTGACCGGTACCCCTCCCTTCACGGGGGCTCCCCTGTCGGAGATGTACCAGAACATCCGGGATGGCCACTACCCCGAGCCGGCCCACCTGTCACCCAATGCCCGCCGCCTCATCGCCCGCCTGCTGGCGCCCGACCCGGCCGAGCGGCCCAGTCTGGACCACCTGCTCCAGGACGACTTCTTCACACAAGTGTGTGCTGTTCCCCAGGGGGGCCCGCCGGGcgtcgggggtggggtgggggtgggcggcgAGGCCCGGGAGCCGGGCGGCCCGCACGGACCCCCGGCACTCCGCTCCTTAGGGCTTCACTCCGGACCGGCTGCCAGCCCACTCCTGCCACAGCGCACCCCTCTTCACCGCGCCCCAGCCTCTGGGCCGGCTCTTCCGGAAGGTGGGCCGCCTGCTGCTGACCCAGTGCCGGCCGCCCCGTGAGTAGCgcccctgcccgcccctcccTGCGGCGGGGTGGACGTGGGAGGCAGATGCCTTCTGCTGCGTGGGCCCAGGCTCTGCCCCCCCGAAACCCCACATGCTTCCCTCAGGCCCCTTCACCCCCAGCGAGGCGTCAGGTCCGGTAGGAGGTGCTTCAGATCCGGACTCCGTGGGGTGCGGCCGCGAGGTGAGCACTCAGGGCAGGGCACGTGGGGAGGCAGGCgacctgggcagagggagaagttggggGACGCGGTCTTCAGGTGAGCAGCGGGGAGACCCTCACCTGCCTTAGGCCTCTCCTGGGGGCcaggcctgcttcccctcaccccgGCTGCTGCTTCCCCAGGCCTCCCTGTTGGACAGAGGGGCTCTCCACCCCGAGGTCTCCGTCCACCTACTCACCCAAGGGACCCTCAGGAGTGACCCAGCGGGTGAGCGGACACTCCATCCCAGGCCCTTCCCGGGCCGCGGGtgctggtggggagagagagtgtggaggTCAGGGCAACCACTGGGCCTTGCCCGGGCTGGGACCCCTCTCCGGGCTTCAACTttcccacctgtgaaatgggggcGTTGGCCAGAACGCTTCCGGGTTTTAAATAAGATGTTCCCAGACTCTGTAGTTTGGGGCAGAGCTGGTGGGAGGGGCCCCTCACGGTGGGCGACAGACAGGTCTGCCCCTGCAGAGATCTGTCTCCTCAGGGCCAaaagggaggcagaagcaggaggTCGAGGTGGCCATCAGAaacctgtccctctgcctggaccGTGGCCTCCCAGGTAGGAACCCAGCCCGGCCCATAGGGGCCACCTGTCCCTTAACATCCCAAGAAAAGTGCCCAGCTctgcccaggggcccctgggtattTCTGGGGCTCTCCTGGGGGGTAGAGCTCAGGGAGGCTTCACGCACAGGGACACCCATCCTgcatcccagggtctgggaacCCCCAGCCCCCCATGTCTTGCCCCTCCTGGGTCACTGTCCCAggagcctttccttttttttttttttttttttttttagcttcatttatttacttacttgacagagagaatgatcacaagtaggcagagaggcaggcagagagagagaggaggaagcaggctccccgctgagcagggagcccgatgcggggctcgatcccaggaccccgggatcatgacctgagctgaaggcagaggcttaaccccctgagccacccaggcaccccgagcttCTCCTTTCTTGTAGGACCCAGGTTCTTCTTACTCTTCTGTTCTTGTAGCACAGGAAGACCCTGGACACTGAGGCTCTTTCCTCAGCTGGAACCAACGCTGAATTACTcagaaatcttaaagaaacagTGAAAGACACTTGAGATTTACAGCGAAGGCAGCCTGAGAGTTCTGCCTGCCGCTTCCGCAGCTTCGCTGGCCGCTGGGTTGCCGGTTTTTTCCGCCAGTGCCCCTTTTGCTCTCCCAGGATCCGACCCAGGATTCCAGAGGCCACTGATCGATTTGCTtttaacacactttttttttttttaatgcaatcccaCAAAGCCTGCGGGGTTGGAGCGTTCCCCATGGTTCCGAAGGGCTCCTCTCCAGAGGCGGCTGGGACTCCCCAgccccttgtccctctccctgcaagGCAaggctgggctccctgccccctgGACTTGGCTCTCCATCTTCCGCGTCGCCACTGTTCCGTCCCCAGGCCTCCCGGACCTCTTGCTCAGTTCACTTCATTTTTATGCCCAGCCACACAGGAACCCCCAGGGGAGCAGCGGCCCACCCTCTGGGCCCCCAAGTGGGTGGATTATTTCAGCAAGTACGGCTTCGGCTATCACCTGTCGGACGGGGGCAGCGGTGTCCTGCTTCGGGACGGCACACACATGGCCCTGCACCCCCCAGGGGAGTAAGTCACGGGCCTCCTGCCCAGCTCCCCATCTTTCTTCAATCATTCCTCAAGTATTTGTTAAAGTAGCACCTACTGTGCACGCCCGTGGGCACTCACTGCCTGCTGGAGGGGGAAACAGTGCTACGCCAATAACTCAGCTGATTCCAGGAGGCAGTTTTCTGGAGCAGATGGTCTGGGTGAGGGGGCAGACTCGGGGGCTGCAGGGTAAGGACTGTGAAGGGCctttctgaggaggtgacattcaGGCGAGACAGGAAGGGTGAGAAGGAGCCATCAGGAACAGCATGGGAGGcacagggaacagcatgtgcaaagctTCGGACATGGGACCCAGCCTGGTGGGTGTGAGGAACCGAGTGACGTGGAGACACAGGGGGGATGTGAAGTCAGTGGCCCGGAAAGCTGCTGTGGCCGTTGGAACAGGAAGGATGGGTCCAGGTCACACTTTCCATGTGACCTGGTTGGCAGGAGAGACCCAGGGAGCCAGCAGGTGGGTGGTTGGACTAGTCAGGCGGGGAGTGGCCATGGCCTGGGGTGGTGGCCTCGGAGGAATGCCGCGGGGTTGGAATCTGGACCGCAGGGTTGGAATCTGGAAGGTCGGAGCAGATACTAGGCCAGATGGGAAGGTGGCAAAGGCATGGGTTTGGGGCAGGCCGGGATCTCAGGACGGACacggctccaggggccggagttCTGGGGAAGGGCTGGGGCTAGAGGTAAGGACAGAGGTGGGTCAGTGCGGAGCTGGTCTCCAAACCCCCATCCCAGGGGCGTGGCTGGCGGGAAGGCGTCCTCGGGCACCAAGTGGTCCCCGGTAGAGGCTGAGACATAGGCACCGCCCTGTATCCCACTCCCCAGCCGAGTGTGCTATGTGCCTGGCCGGGGGAAGCTGGAAACCTTCGCCGCCAGGGACGTGCCCAGCCCGCTGGGCACCAAGCTGGCCGTCCTCCGGCTGTTTACCCGCTGTATGCAGCAGCGGCTGCGAGAGGTAAGGGCCTGGCAGGGCCGAGTGGGGCTGGGCAAGTGGGGACAGCCCCTGGCTGGCCGGGAGAGCCAGAGCCGCAGGGCTGGGTCTGTCTGCAGGAGGGGGCCTGGCCCACGCCCACCCCACCCGCGGCCCCAGGCCTCTGCCTGCTGCGCTTCCTGGCCTCGGAGCGGGCTTTGCTGCTGCTGTTCAGTGACGGGACGCTGCAGGTGAGCGTGAGGCGCCTGCGTCCTCGGGGCTGTGCCGGTCCCCTCTGCGACGGGGTCCGGGGCACAGACAGCTGGCTTCGTGGGGCTGGGGATATGGACCTCTAAGTACAAAATATGCAAAATCAGAAAGGTTTCGGTCTTGGCAGAACATCCCCCGGGCCGTCCCCATGGGGCAACCCTTCGCAGCCACCCAAATGTCATTTCGGAGGACAATCGTGTCTAGACTGAGGTTTGCCCCGGGCAGTCCTGGTGGTCGCTGACCGAGCGCAGCCAGGCCTGACCCAGACTTCAGAAGCAGTGGTGTACAATGCTTTCCTTGTTACCCCAAAACACTATTACTCTGTTACAGTAAAACCTCCCTCTGTCCAGATTAGAACAGGGCTAGCACCCTTGCCCTGAGCCGGACTGGGTCTCAGCTGGAGAGGACGTCCGCCGGGGAAGCTGGGTTACCCAGGCCGCAGGGTTCGGGGTGGCCCTGGGCAGGAGAAGCCCGTCTCGGCCCCCTTTCCCCGTGGGTACAGTGGAGCCCTCGGCCCTGGCTCCCTGAgctcctggggggtggggcagcgCTGAGACCCAGGTCAGGGGGTCCGCCTGTCCTGCTCCCTGGAGCgccgggctgggggtgggggtgggggcccctCTTCCTGACCCCGCTGCCTCACCCCTGGCAGATAAGCGGCAGTGGCGACCGGACTCACCTGGTGCTGGGTGGCGGGGGCGACGAGCTGCGGCTCACGGTCTGGGAAGGCAGCCGGCCCGGCGCCCCTGACCCCCCGGACGCCCTGCAgagccccagccccgccctggCTGCCCGACCACTCCTTGTGCACGCCCTGCACATGCTGCGGAGCGTCTAGGATCCCCCAGCAAGGGGACTGGCCCCTTGGCTCCAACCCCGAAGCCCCCAGGGGCCGCCCCTGGACCGTGGGAGGTCAGGGACCTTGCCTTGGGTCGTGACTAGGCAACCCAGacttctgtttggttttgttcttttatcaTTAAAGAAAAGTGGACTGTCTCGCGGGCTGTCTGCCTCTGTGGTGGGGTCTGACACGCTTCAGGGAGGTGACCCTTCGGACTGGCAGGCTCTGAACCCACTGCCGCTCGTGGCAGACAGATGGGCCAGATCTCGGCCAGTGCCCAGGTACCCCGATGTCTGTGGGGCTGGAGAGAGACCCTGCTTCAGAGAGAGAAACCGAAGAATTTGCAGGCCTGAGGCTACATTTCACAAAGCACGTTTCCTTTATAATCAGAGAAAAAGGCAACAAAGATGCAAACAGACAGTTTTGGGAGAAGCAGGGTATCCGGTGCCCGTGCAGGGCCTCACACACAGTGTGACAATGACACACTGTCCCTGTCATTGTCCCTCTGCTGGGGCCCACGCCCTGCCCGTCAGGAGAAAGGCCCCACacggtgggggagaggggaggcgcTCCGACAGAGCTGCAGTACCACGTGATGCCTGTCGCCGCCCCGCTGAGGACCGTACGTCCCCTGGGCACACCtgcggcgggcggggggcgggcagcTGGCGGTGCGATGTGACCACCTCGGGCCAGAATGAGAACTTGGGCGCTGGATGCCCTCCAAACAGGGCTTTTCCTCTTCGCCGACTTACTCTCAATTCCAAAAGTAAAGCGTGGACGAGCTTTATTTGCGACAAACCATACGTGGACAGAGCCACAACCTTCGTGGGGAGGTCACAGGGTCACCGGGCTCTGTTTActcatgcttgtgttcccctGAAAAGCGAGGATGCGGTCAGTGTGACCTTGCTTTTCCCCTCAGCCTGCGTGTGTTTCCGCGCCGGTGTGTAAAGGTCGACCTCTGGGCTTCCAGGGCAAGGACAGCCTGAAGGTCACGGCCGGGCGGCTGCAGAGGGCGCCGGGGCGTGGGCCGGGGAGGTCGCAGGCTTTGGTGTGGCCTGACAGGGGACGAGAGATTGTTTTGTGTAGAAGAAGCAGGAACTCTTGGAGCCCTTGGAGAATGTGCGAGCAAGGGGTGTGGGCAGGAGAGGGGCCGGCGGGGGGCGGGAGCGAACGCTGCGCTGCTCTGGTCTTCCTGTCCTTCTGCTGTCGTCGTGGTCATCATTACTGATGTGCGATTCACACAGCACGCAGTTGCCGGCTTTAGACTGCACGACCTGGGGCACTGAGCGTATTCACaatgctgtgcaaccatcactctagttccagaacattccatcaccccCAGAAAACCCTGTCCCTGGCAGccatccccttccccctcccccacccccacgagCCCCTTCCCGTCTGGGGAGGAGCCTGGTCTGGGCGTGCCACACGCGTGGACTCACACCCCGTGTGGCCTCCTGTATCTGGCTCTCTCCCCGCATGTCGTGGGCTCCTGTCCGTCCCCtgggcagtgggtgggggcaCCTCACTCCAGCTGGGGCCGGGCACGCTCCCGTGTGGGGGCGGACACGTTGTGAATGTgcccttcatctgttgatgacaTCGTGTTACAAAGGACAGAAACCCCTCCTAACTGTTAGGATGTGAAGGATGGATCTCTAATTCTGAAATGGTTGGAAGAGCCACTTGCAGGCAAGGCCGGGTGCAGGGCTCAGGTGAAGGCTGgggtctccctctgctcctctctcccactctttctccatcttttgtGCGACCATCTGTGGTTAAGGCTTCACTCGTTAGCGGGCTCTTGTGGCTTGGTGACAAGGTGACCCCTGGCACAGGCTGGAGCTACCAGCTCAGCAAACTGCGGGGGAAAGGAATGGCCAAACTCTCCGGTAAGTGCTGCCCAAAGTCCCAGATTAAGGCCTATTGGCCTGGCCTGGGCTCCATGACCTCCTCCTGCCAGCTGAGTCACCTCAGAGGAGACAGTGGGGTCTGGAAGTGGGCAAGGGAAGCTGAGGTCCCGTGGTCATGCTGTGTTTCCTCTCAACGGATGGTCTTCTGTGGGTGGCCTCTGAGAGGGCCCCCAGCAGTCCCCCTGTCCTGGTAGTCAAACCCCTGTGTAGACCGTCTACAGGGACTAGGGCTGGCTGGTGTAACCAGTAGGATATCAACAGTGACCGTCTGTGGCTTCAGAAACTCAGTCATAAAAGCTGTAGGTTTCTGCCTGGCAGTCTTCGGGGTCGcaggctggcgggggtgggggtgggtttgCATTGCTGTCTCCTGCTGGTGCTCGGGTAACTGGGCAGGGTTCCATGGGGCGAGGGCCTGAGCCTCCCACCAACAGCCTCTGTGGGCATGTAGGAGTGAGTCCTCCAACCCCCCTGAGCTTTCAGAGTGGGCCACCCCAGTTGGCCCACGTGTGGACCGGAACCCCATGAGAGACTGCGAGCCACAACCAGGCAGCCCAACCGTTTCTGAACTCCTAACATGCAGAAACGATGAACAAAAAGGACATGTATTGCTGCTTCCAGTCTGTTGGTTTGGGCTGATTCGTTACCCAACAAGGGCTAGCTAGTACACTTGCCAGACATGCAGAGGACCCGCTGCACTTCTGCCCAGACGGTTGTTTCCGGGGGAAACACAGCTTGCGCAGTGCCCACCCGCAGCACCCGTACCCTCCTGCCTGCAGGCACCGAGCAGCCAGCGGTGCCGGCGCAGCAAATAACCCGCCCACAGAACGTAGTAACTGGGTGACCTCCCAGGCCAGCTCCTATTTGAGGGTGAGAACTTCAGGAGGGGGCGAGGTGCCCACACCGCCCGGCCACGAGTTTCTGGAATCTTCTTCAGGGCAACTGTGCAcctcaagaaataaaaccattaacCGCCCGCTTGTGGGTGTTTGCAAAGGATGGAGCTTCAAGACACCGCGGCCAACGCGCACCGGCGGGAGCTGCTTTTCCAGAGCGAGCCGCGGAGAGCCCGGCCAAGCCGACGGGGACACGGACGCGGGCCACTCGCCCTCCTCCGCGCCCGGCGTCGCGACCGCGTCCCCATTGGTCTGTGGGGGCGCGTGGTGCAACGCCTCCTCCAATCACCAGCAAGCAGGGCGTGGCTGCGGCCACGGCAACCGTGTGTGACGTCACAGAGAGGGGCGGAGTCCGGGTCCCCGTCCGCTTGGGGTCCGGTCTCCGCGCGTGACCGACGAGGACCCCGCGGCACGTGCAGCTCCGGGAAGGGACGCGCGGCCCTCGGCAGGTGCACGCGACCCCCGGCGAGTCCGGGGCAGGCCGGAACGGACGCCGACGCGGGCGGGCGCCGCGGCCACGCGCACCCCGAGACTCGCGGGCCCGAcgcgcgggcgggggcgggggtcgcGCGCGTACCCCCGCGGCGGTCCCGGCGAGGCAGCGCGCACCGCGGCGCGAGCGAACCGACAGGCGTGAGCCCGGGTCGGGCCGGGCCGGTGGCCCCGGGGCTCGGGGCGGTGGGGTGGAGCCCCGCGCCGCGGAGTGGGAACCGGTGCTCGCGCGACCTGGAGCGCGGGGGGCGCACGGGGGCGGGGTCGCGGCGCCAACGTCCGGGGGCACCGGTGACAGGAGCGCGAGGCCCGCGCGGGGAGGGCCGCCACGTGGCCGGAACGCGCGCCGGAGCCGGTCGGGTGGGTCAGCGGCCCTCAGCTTAGCCTTGAAAAATCACCGGAGAAACGATCCTTTTAAAGCGCGCGCCCCAGCGCTCGCGGTGGCCCTGTTCAAGTAGCCCGAGTGTCCACTGGCGGATGAACGGGCCCACTCGGCGGGTCCCCCGTGCAGCAGAGGGTCCCCGGCCACCCGAGGAGCCAGGCGCCCCCCGCGCGGCCCCGGGACGGACCGAGCCCACGACGCGCGGGGAGGGGACCGGACGCAGGAGGCCGTACGGGTGTGAGTGCACGCGAGTGACAGCCCTGACCAGGCCCCTCCACGCGCGGGAAGGGGCTCGTGGGGCCTGGGGTCCGGGGAGGGATAGGGATAGGCTGATGGGGATGGAGTTTCTTTTGGGCTGATGGCATGTTCTGGAATGAGATAGAAGTGACTGTTGGACAATTTTGGGAATACACTTAATACCATTGACTGGTACACGATAAAATGATTAAATTGgtaaatctttgtttttatttacataatctgtacacccaacatggggctcgaactcacaaccctgagatcgagagtcacaggctccaccgactgagccggccaggcgccCGTAAAGTGGTAAATTATATCTTACACGTATTGTATCACAATTTAAAACATCCTCGCCGCCCATGTGACACCCCAGGCCCATTACAGCAGAACTGGAGGCTTGGGCTTTGCTATTTCTTAAAGCCGCCCCGGCTCTGAGGAGCGGCCACTGCGGGGGTGACAGGAACGGCCAGCAAGGAGGAGTGTGTGTGCGGAGACGGAAAGGAACCGATGCTAAATGATCACAGTAACCCCCCTGGGAAGTCTGAATGCGGACAAATAGTTACTACTGAGAAACTCgtgttcagggcgcctgggcagctcagttggtgaagcatctgccttcggctcaggtcatgatcctggagttccgggagcAAGTCCCACGttactccctgctgggtggggggtctgctgctccctctgaccactcccctcatgctctctctctctccctgaaataaataaatatctaaaaaaaaaaagaggggcgcctgggtggctcagtgggttaagccgctgccttcggctcaggtcatgatcccagggtcctgggatcgagccccgcatcgggctctctgctcggcagggagcctgcttcctcctctctctctgcctgcctctctgcctgcttgtcatctctctctgtcaaatacataaataaaatctttaaaaaaaaaaaaaagggcgcctgggtggctcagtggttaagccgctgccttcggctcaggtcatgatctcagggtcctgggatcgagtcccgcatcgggctctctgctcagcagggaacctgcttcctcctctctctctctctgcctgcctctctgcctacttgtgatttctctctgtcaaataaataaataaaatcttaaaaaaaaaaaaaaaaaaaaaaactttaaaaaaaaaaaaataaaaataaaaataaaaaaaaaaagatattcatgtTCATAATTTGAGGTCTCTAATGTGCTCTGCTGAGTGTCTTTATCCCATTGGAACTCGGAGCCCCCGGCGGCAAGCAGGTGCAGGTGGGAAGCGGGCAGGTGCAGGTGCAGCTGGATGGCCACCTGGTgcgggtggcgggggggggggcaggtgcgGGTGGGCAGCAGGCAAATGTCTGAGACTTGGAGCCTCTGGTCATCGGCACGGGTCCTGTGGGTCGCCTGTCGTCTCCTCCCTGCTTGGATTTCCCACACCAGTGAGTTTTACGAATCAGCTCTGACCTGCGTTAGGCGGGACATAGTCCCTCAGAAGGGCTACTTGGAATGAGGCCGAGTCGAGTCTGCGTGGAGCCCTCTGAGTGgggggcaggtgggacagcttcGGACTTCAGAGCCGTTGTGATCAGATCGGAGTTTGCACAGCTGACCCCGCCGAGGACTGGTCTTCCTTGGGCCCATGGGTCCTGCAGGTGAGTCTTCACTACTGTGTCCTTTGAGGGACAACCCAGCATCGGGAACAGAAAGGGGAGTGAAGGGGGGACAGAGGGATGGTGGGTGGGTTGTGCCCCGGGAGACTTTAGAGACACTGTCACGGGGAGAAAGGGAGTGTCTAGGCATGAAGGGCGGGGCTGGAACGCTGCTCAGCGCCCCCAGAGTCCGGGACCCCCCACAGACAGTGACCTGCCCCAAATGACTTTGCTGTGAGGGGGTGAGACTGTGGTCTAACAggttaggggaaaaaagacaaacccaTAGAGCAGGACATTGTGTTTAGTGGTCCTGCCAGGCTGCAGTGACCTTGAACCCATCCCCAGCAGAGAAACCCCCCGGCCAGAGGGACGGCAGGTGTGGGCACAGTGGGAACCTCAGCTGTGAGTCCCCACAGACACTGGGCCCATTGGCAGCCACCAGCACGACAGTAAGAGTATCCGGCCCCGGGTGAAAGCAGACCTGCCTCTCCAGGCTGCCGTTAGTCACAGGAGACCGTGCTCAGCAAGAGAAGCTCTCGCAGTTACAGTGAATCCAGTGACACAGTGACCTCCACGCTCCATCTGCTTTCCAATACTGGTACATCCCCAGTCCGCCGACCGAT harbors:
- the PLK5 gene encoding inactive serine/threonine-protein kinase PLK5 isoform X4; translation: MEAGPRRPRTCRPPVSAFLRDPSSGRVYRRGKLIGEGAFSRCYKLVDMSTSAVFALKVVPRAGGAAGQLRPHGKVEREIALHSRLKHRNIVALHGHFADREHVYLVLEYCGRQSLAHVLEARRTLTEPEVRYYLRGLVSGLRYLHQRRIVHRDLKPSNFFLNKNMVVKIGDLGLAARVGPGGHCHRVLCGTPNFLAPEVIARNGHSCQSDIWALGCVMYTVLTGTPPFTGAPLSEMYQNIRDGHYPEPAHLSPNARRLIARLLAPDPAERPSLDHLLQDDFFTQGFTPDRLPAHSCHSAPLFTAPQPLGRLFRKVGRLLLTQCRPPRPFTPSEASGPVGGASDPDSVGCGREGQKGGRSRRSRWPSETCPSAWTVASQPHRNPQGSSGPPSGPPSGWIISASTASAITCRTGAAVSCFGTAHTWPCTPQGTECAMCLAGGSWKPSPPGTCPARWAPSWPSSGCLPAVCSSGCERRGPGPRPPHPRPQASACCASWPRSGLCCCCSVTGRCR
- the PLK5 gene encoding inactive serine/threonine-protein kinase PLK5 isoform X3 yields the protein MEAGPRRPRTCRPPVSAFLRDPSSGRVYRRGKLIGEGAFSRCYKLVDMSTSAVFALKVVPRAGGAAGQLRPHGKVEREIALHSRLKHRNIVALHGHFADREHVYLVLEYCGRQSLAHVLEARRTLTEPEVRYYLRGLVSGLRYLHQRRIVHRDLKPSNFFLNKNMVVKIGDLGLAARVGPGGHCHRVLCGTPNFLAPEVIARNGHSCQSDIWALGCVMYTVLTGTPPFTGAPLSEMYQNIRDGHYPEPAHLSPNARRLIARLLAPDPAERPSLDHLLQDDFFTQGFTPDRLPAHSCHSAPLFTAPQPLGRLFRKVGRLLLTQCRPPRPFTPSEASGPVGGASDPDSVGCGREASLLDRGALHPEVSVHLLTQGTLRSDPAGPKGRQKQEVEVAIRNLSLCLDRGLPATQEPPGEQRPTLWAPKWVDYFSKYGFGYHLSDGGSGVLLRDGTHMALHPPGDRVCYVPGRGKLETFAARDVPSPLGTKLAVLRLFTRCMQQRLREISGSGDRTHLVLGGGGDELRLTVWEGSRPGAPDPPDALQSPSPALAARPLLVHALHMLRSV
- the PLK5 gene encoding inactive serine/threonine-protein kinase PLK5 isoform X1; protein product: MEAGPRRPRTCRPPVSAFLRDPSSGRVYRRGKLIGEGAFSRCYKLVDMSTSAVFALKVVPRAGGAAGQLRPHGKVEREIALHSRLKHRNIVALHGHFADREHVYLVLEYCGRQSLAHVLEARRTLTEPEVRYYLRGLVSGLRYLHQRRIVHRDLKPSNFFLNKNMVVKIGDLGLAARVGPGGHCHRVLCGTPNFLAPEVIARNGHSCQSDIWALGCVMYTVLTGTPPFTGAPLSEMYQNIRDGHYPEPAHLSPNARRLIARLLAPDPAERPSLDHLLQDDFFTQGFTPDRLPAHSCHSAPLFTAPQPLGRLFRKVGRLLLTQCRPPRPFTPSEASGPVGGASDPDSVGCGREASLLDRGALHPEVSVHLLTQGTLRSDPAGPKGRQKQEVEVAIRNLSLCLDRGLPATQEPPGEQRPTLWAPKWVDYFSKYGFGYHLSDGGSGVLLRDGTHMALHPPGDRVCYVPGRGKLETFAARDVPSPLGTKLAVLRLFTRCMQQRLREEGAWPTPTPPAAPGLCLLRFLASERALLLLFSDGTLQISGSGDRTHLVLGGGGDELRLTVWEGSRPGAPDPPDALQSPSPALAARPLLVHALHMLRSV
- the PLK5 gene encoding inactive serine/threonine-protein kinase PLK5 isoform X2; translated protein: MEAGPRRPRTCRPPVSAFLRDPSSGRVYRRGKLIGEVVPRAGGAAGQLRPHGKVEREIALHSRLKHRNIVALHGHFADREHVYLVLEYCGRQSLAHVLEARRTLTEPEVRYYLRGLVSGLRYLHQRRIVHRDLKPSNFFLNKNMVVKIGDLGLAARVGPGGHCHRVLCGTPNFLAPEVIARNGHSCQSDIWALGCVMYTVLTGTPPFTGAPLSEMYQNIRDGHYPEPAHLSPNARRLIARLLAPDPAERPSLDHLLQDDFFTQGFTPDRLPAHSCHSAPLFTAPQPLGRLFRKVGRLLLTQCRPPRPFTPSEASGPVGGASDPDSVGCGREASLLDRGALHPEVSVHLLTQGTLRSDPAGPKGRQKQEVEVAIRNLSLCLDRGLPATQEPPGEQRPTLWAPKWVDYFSKYGFGYHLSDGGSGVLLRDGTHMALHPPGDRVCYVPGRGKLETFAARDVPSPLGTKLAVLRLFTRCMQQRLREEGAWPTPTPPAAPGLCLLRFLASERALLLLFSDGTLQISGSGDRTHLVLGGGGDELRLTVWEGSRPGAPDPPDALQSPSPALAARPLLVHALHMLRSV